The sequence cctgctgcatcaggacacaacctagtcccttcttggaggcgtcactatagattacaaagtttcccgaaccatcgggcactgtcaggaccggtgcagtcactagcttctgtttgagctcctgaaagctcctctcgcaagctgggctccagacaaaaggggttcccttcttggtcaactgggtcaacgggctggctatacgtgagaagtcttccacgaacctcctgtagtaacctgccaagcccagaaaacttcgaatttcactaaccgtggacggtcgggtccagttggtcaccgcttcaatctttgcgggatctactgaaactccctcactggaaaccacgtggccaagaaacgtcaccttccttaaccagaattcacacttggagaacttggcatacaacttgttggctcgaagggtctccaaaacttggtgtaagtgctcctcgtgctcagcctcagtttttgagtaaatgaggatgtcgtcaatgaagactatgacgaacgagtctagaaactccttaaacaccctgttcatcagatccatgaatactgcaggagcgttagtcaagccgaaagacatcacaacgaattcgtaatgtccgtacctcgatcgaaaggccgtcttggggatgtcaccgtccctaatcctcaactggtgatagcctgatcgcaggtcgatcttggagaagacggtggctccctgcaactgatcgaacaggtcatcaatcctgggcaaggggtagcggtttttgactgtcaccttgttcagctctcggtagtcaatacaaaggcgcattgacccatccttcttcttcacgaacaatactggggctccccaaggcgacacactgggccggatgaagcctttgtccagcaactcctgtaactggaccttcaactcctttagttcggctggagccattctgtaaggggccctcgagattggggcagtgcccggctctaactcgatagcgaagtctacttctctgggaggcggaagtcctggaagttcgtctggaaaaacatcggggtactctcttaccactggttcggaagatagggaaacttccggctctctcacatccactacgcttgccaaaataccccaagtaccctggctgagtagtttactagccttcatggctgagatgaccttgggtatacataccatgcctgcccccctgaatttgaaactagcctcggagggagggttgaagacaacttccttgccataacagtctatatttgcatggttggctgatagccaatccatgcctagtatcacatcaaaatcctgcatgtctaacactagcaaggtcacgtctaacatacgattcgctatctctacccgacatgcctttatttgttctttggataacaggacctccccagatggagtagagaccgacaaaacactacccaaaggctctacctctaaacccacatgctgaacgaaaacggaggatataaacgagtgggatgacccagagtcaaatagcacaaaagcatagtgccccaaaattgggagcgtacctgtcaccacagtgccagctcgctcggcctcctgccgggtagtggcgaaaactctcccctgctgggccgcagaaggctggggcggtgtcgcctcaaagggtttccgaggacacatatcagcagtgtgccccggctgtctgcacctgaagcagactccactcccagccaagcaacgacctccgtggactctcccgcaggtagtacaagcaggtagctctctcagagtcctcccggctgctgcaagctcccgtcggtgtctctggaagacacctcctgacctcagtgttcgctgcggtgctacgtcaggctgcgtctcaacctttctcttctgtcccaaggctgaccctctgccggcagccttagacgcatcggctctctcaggcaggctcaaatccagtgctatacgtagtgcatcagcatgcgtggctgggcggagggctctgacaatgccctgaaggtctagcctgagtcctctaacaaatttctccgtcctggcagcctcatctcttaccatatcgggagcaaagcgggacagcatatcgaactcggcgtcgtactgctccaccgtcatgtcgccttgctccaagtttaggaactcttgcagcttggcgtgcttcacattggcggagaaaaacttagcatagaagttctccttgaactgctcccatgttattttgcttacatcgccccctagcattctctccgcggtctcccaccaggcggtgcccctgtcctccaagaagaagactgcacactgcaccttctggtcttctgggcacttcatgtaccggaaaatggTCTCtgtggacgtcaaccacatttgggcctttgtggggttgtccatggatccgtcaaaggtcttgggattatacttcctgaaatcccgtaagtgtttcgcctcggccgacagttgaactggtactggttgagcttcctcaggggctggaggagcgacggcctgagcctgaacaggggcggcctgggcctgagcaggggcggcctcggcctgaacaggggcggcctggttctgctgggcggcaaggaaaggcgccaaagcggcttgcagcatgtcctgataacgctgctccattgcggcgagatccgcctgggtgaccggtgcgtttgggtcgactgccggtgcaacaggtggcgcctccggctggccacgaccggctcctctgcctcccctaccacctcctcggcgtgtacctctacgtggcggcattctccctaaaattcaccaacaaacttttcaccacaagaacttaacaccctatatctaggtcttagactattcaggcaaaattgtaatcttaacattagcaaggcttcagacatacctggcgagtgccgaaggaccgtatagccatagggtgaagtaaaaccaaacaaaatgacttacatcgtaggtcagtctacagaacctaaaacactgtgctctgataccaactgtaacgacccaactccttatgctgaatcgaagtcattactaaatatagaacaagtggtttaagtctaaaatttttattaaaagcatacggttcaagaaattcatttataaaaacataaacaaggtagtcatgcaaaaatgtaaaaacgttctgaaatcctactcgggccctatctacataaaagatagtgaaaaataaaaagtactcaaactcaaatgctaaaatctgaaataagaaataagcggaagcggtagtccctatggccctcctcggtctcacttcgggtcgctcgccagcttgcccttgcctttgcctcgtcctctacctgaaaacataaagtggagagaatgagtataaaaatactcagtaagggacccactactagtcccactaggtgcctgttaacttcctgttagagtcctgataactggtacccaatctctggcacgttcccgaacacgtgcaatcatgcgctcccgtaggaacgtaactctggtcttcggtgcccgggggacacctaggacagtcgggatgcgaggaccccgtcgagtcactcgagtcatgtctatatcatgctagactggcgtcccgtcggaccacacagtcctcaataggtggtgatcccgaaggacacccatgcaggtacgactctaacagaatcaagctaacaggtaccctaattgcagtatacatacacatggcatcagcatataacatgtcacataaatcatttctacactctccgccccgacattcgtcgtaaccataataaatcttgccacgcataacaggctatagcacaactatatcgtcatttgcatcatactaacatttatttcaggcatcatactgtcaaactctcaatatgcaacatagggcatacacagtctcatacttcaaacatgaaactagtagtagaatctcttacctggagatctacttgtcgagtcctaaccgcgaggcagtacgctttccaagcgacgaagtcctaactgtttaataagtcaaaattcgtaaacaggtcgccaacgaccaacggttcgagactcaattgaatttaacttaccctagaaggaggttgcagtgctcgagcccctactgaagaaatcccgcgctgcagtaatttcttggtccaagacgtcccttgaggaaaataatttaatttagacccaaattaatttaactaacgtccgagcatggagtcttaccggaaagaccacaataattaattagcttaccgaaatataggtggatggagccaatttagtcctggcggctcggctggaagaagacaggaccggctcggcttgggcagacgcggctcggctcggtacagggatttcgcgtgcggctcggcttgcaacagggagacgcggctcggctacacaaaagcgcgcggcgcggcttcac comes from Cucumis melo cultivar AY chromosome 12, USDA_Cmelo_AY_1.0, whole genome shotgun sequence and encodes:
- the LOC127144261 gene encoding uncharacterized protein LOC127144261, whose product is MPPRRGTRRGGGRGGRGAGRGQPEAPPVAPAVDPNAPVTQADLAAMEQRYQDMLQAALAPFLAAQQNQAAPVQAEAAPAQAQAAPVQAQAVAPPAPEEAQPVPVQLSAEAKHLRDFRKYNPKTFDGSMDNPTKAQMWLTSTETIFRYMKCPEDQKVQCAVFFLEDRGTAWWETAERMLGGDVSKITWEQFKENFYAKFFSANVKHAKLQEFLNLEQGDMTVEQYDAEFDMLSRFAPDMVRDEAARTEKFVRGLRLDLQGIVRALRPATHADALRIALDLSLPERADASKAAGRGSALGQKRKVETQPDVAPQRTLRSGGVFQRHRRELAAAGRTLRELPACTTCGRVHGGRCLAGSGVCFRCRQPGHTADMCPRKPFEATPPQPSAAQQGRVFATTRQEAERAGTVVTGRGRGKGKGKLASDPK